TTAAATGCTAGCATGATTTCACTCCATTGTAGGTATTTCTTCTTCacaaatatcattttaatagatGTGTCAATGATAGCTATCACTTATAGAGAGCCTTACTTAATGATATAATCTTTACATCAACCATAACAGTAATTTAGCACTAGCCTCACTTTACAAAACAAAGGTTTGAAAGCAACCGCATAGCTCTTAGGTGGTGAAGCGAGAATTTGAGGGGATTTGAACACTGCTCTCTCTGCTTCCAAAGGCATCCTTTCCACTACAGCCCAACACCTCACCATGAATATCATAATCTGCTTAACTAGGTCCTGTGGTTGGGCATTTCAAATGctccccccaccttttttctttttttttaaagaaaatcagtaaTGTTAGAAGTAATATCTTGGAgtatgaaattttgtttttatgattatttCACCAAAATAGAGCTTAAAATCTGGATTAGTGTGATACAGGCAGGAATATTTTTAAGGCAATTTGTACACATTGTTAATTGCTTTCCTCAGTGAGATTGTTCAAATTATAATCCAGTCAGCAGAGCATGAGGCTTCCTGCTCCACTGTGCTCTTTATAAAAATCTTGGTTAATTTAATAGATCAAAATTGACTCTTTGTTGCTaagtttaaaattgttttggttgCTATAGTTAACTGTGTTTTAATACATCAATTCTCCATTCTACAGAGTGAAGGCTGGCTAAGTCTTTGAACTAGAAATGGGAAGATAGGGGAATGGTCTTTAGACTTTTTATTCCCTTTATTCATTCAATGGTTATCTAGTCCCTATTCTaggtcaggcattgtgctagtgTTCAGGATATAAAGATGAAAGCCCATCCCTGACCTCAAAGAGCTTGTGAACTAGCAAGAGAAACAGACATAAATAGACTGTAGTACAGCGTGACTGGCACTGTGACCAAAGTAACACAGAAGAATATGCTTTGTGAAACACAGAGGAGGGCACTTAAACCAGCTTCAGGGAGGTCCTAGAAGCCATTTTGGAGGTGCTGAGGGCGGAGCTCCACCTTGAAGAGAAGCAGAAGTTAGCCAGCTTTTTCTTGACATCCTCAACCAGAATTAATTGCTTCCTCATCTATGTTCCTTTACTAAAATATAGTGTACTTATTTGTTTCCAAGTCTCTCGCTTGGCTGATCTTCTTGATGGGGAGGGACTATATCCTTAATTAGCCCAAGACAATGCCCCAAAATGAGTAGGAATGcaattaacatttgttgaattattttgaaattctacCCATATAGCGATTTCCTCCCATATCTTCCTCttgacatttatataaatatgtgtggtttttctttatattgtaaAAATAATACTGTTCATCACatacccatcagaatggctaaaaggAAAGCATGGAAAATGACAAGTGCTGGTGACGGATTTGGAGTAACAGAAATGCTCATACATCACTGGAGGCAGTagaaattggtacagccactttggaaaagtggCAGTATCTATTAAAGCTGGGTTGTACCTCATAAGCCAACAATTTCATTCCTAGAAACAAGTTCAACACAAATGCATGCATATGTTCACCACAAAGCATATTTTCACCAAAAGCAGCACTACTGATAGTAGCTCCAAACTAGAAAATACACAGAGGCTCATCAGCAGTAGAAAGGATAAACTTATTGTGGTATGGCCACACCGCAAGGAAAAGGAATCTACGCTTAACAATATGAAGGAATTTCATAAGAATAATTTTGAGGGCAAAGagctagtgtttttttttaagcacttatTGGATGATTACttttatataaagaataaaaataggcaaaactattCTATGCTATAGAAGTCAGGAAAGGTCGGTTAGAAGTGGAGGGTTAGTCACTGTAAGGGAACAGGCATGGAGAGCTTCTGGGGGTGCTGGTaaggttctgtttcttgatctgggtttTGGTTACACCTGTATATTCGGTTTGTGCCCTTTTCTGTATATGTATTATAcctaaatagtttttttaaaaaatatgtcttatTTGAGAGAAAGCCAGAAAAtacataatgtttaaaaatttttaaatcctccATAATCTACTACCTAGAaattactattaacattttggattatttccttccagtctttttttgaAGCTGCAGTGCTTGtgccatctcctccccctctctgcttcccacatatttacacacacattttACTAAATTAGGTTCATTCCTATTTAGTTTTACttctggttttttatttttacttaaagttAATCCATATTATCAAatattcggggcttccctggtggcgcagtggttaagaatctgcctgccagtgcaggagactgggttctatccctggtccgggaagatcccacatgccttggagcaactaagcctgtgtgccacaactactgagactgtgctcgaaagcccgcgagccacaactactgaagcccgtatgtctagagcccgtgctttgcaacaagagaagccaccgcaatgagaagcccgtgtgcagcaacgaagacccaacgcagccaaaaataaataaattaaaaaaaaaaattcgttgCAGGCATGTTTTTAAACTGCTGCAATGTATTCcatcaaatatatatgtaatatatggtgtgtatatataaaatataatatcataAATTCCTGGAagagagttgtgtgtgtgtggcatgtatatatataaaatattcctagtatataataacatatattcCTAGAagagagtatgtgtgtgtatacacacacacacacacacacacacacacaaacacgtatAAGCTACTGGGTCTTGAACGTTCTATAAGCTCTGCCTTCATTCTGCATTTCCTTCCAGAAAGGTTGCATCCCACTGGCAAGGTTGTTAGAGCTCCTTGTATCACAGTCCAAACCCaggtcatttattattatttttattcgtTGTCAAAATGGTGGAGCTTAAAACAGGACTAAGGAATCCGCGGTTTTGCACCTGGCTAGGCGCTCCGCAAGAATGGGCTCTCCCGCACTCCTCTCCCTTCCAGGGAGCCCCACGCCTCGGCCGTGCAGTGCGACCGCGCGTGCGCCCGGGCCTCCAGCGCCCTCGCCGCCCGGTTGCCGTGGGAACCTCAGAGCACCACAGCACCCGAAGACGCAGCAGTGAGCGGTACCAAGGCCAGAGCATGGAGCTGCCAGATCCGGTCCGCCAGAGGCTGGGAAACTTCAGCCGGACCGTGTTCAGCGACTCCAGCCGGACCGGGCCAGAGTATAACGAGGGTCCGGGTGAGTGGCGGAGTTCCCAGCGCAGGGCGTGTGGCCCTCGGAAGACCTGGCGCGAGTTTTGGAGCGGCCGGATTTTGCCCAGACCTAAGATGGCGGTTTCGCCTTCAGCTGGTTCTCCGCAGTGCGGGAAGCTCCTTGGAGGAGGGGCCAGGCCGAGGGATGGGGCTGAGATGGGAACCAGATACCCCGGCCCAGTAACCCAGCCGGTTCCGGGTTGATAGTGCTGCGGCCTGGCCGGCTAATTGCAAGCGGGGCGGCTGAGATGGCGCCggccttcctcaaaaaagaatataaaagccGCCTTCGCAGCCCGCGTCCAGTCCCTTGCCCTCCGAGAAGACTGAGAAGGCCGACTTTGCTTTTCCTCTACGGCATTCGCCCTGGCTTTTCTGGCCAGGGTGGAGTGGAAACAGCCCAGGCAATCTCCTCTTTCCACTTACTATCCCCTACCCCAGtaaaatatcttttccttttctcctttcctagcAGAACAAGTACTTTCCACCACAAGTCCATTTTCTGGCAGAAGACATGGaaagaagttttattttaaacgCTATCCAATCCAGAATGGCACCTGCCGCTCTAGCAACGCCTTCAACAAAACTCGCACTCTCCCTGCCTTCTCCTTCCCATTCCCTATTTATACCTCTTGCCCTAAATCAAGTAACAAAATACCACGATGCTACATTCAACATGACAAGTGACAACGCAGTTTTCTGCAAAACAGTTTCCCTCTCTTAAATCATGATAGACAACATACTGTCAACCAAACCCACGCAGCTTTTATCACTGAACTGTGCTGGGAAATAGAAGTCTTTTCCTCTTGCTTGGTTTAGGGATTTTTTAAAGGGGGCAAAGAAAAGTCATTTCCCATCGTTTCAAATTTTCACCCTGATTACTTGCCTGTCCTCTCAATTTAGGCCTGGTCTTGATTTAGGATgtacagagaaaaacataatgtGAAAAATTAGGTTATTACGTTTTTGATTCTAAAGCCAAGGCACTAAAATCTGATGATGTAAAGTATCAGgggttttctgtaaagggtcagatagtaaatattatagAACTTGCAGGCCGTAGGTCTCTGTGGCAGTCATAGGTAATGGTAATTGAATAGACATGGcagtgttccaataaagctttatttatggacactaaaGTTTGAATTTCATGATTTTcagtgtcacaaaatattattattctttgatattttttcctcaaccatttaaaaatgtgaaaaaacatATTTAGCTCACTTgctatacaaaaacaggcagctggCTGGTAGTTTGCCCACCCCTGATTTATATTacataatgttttaatttaaattccgTTTACAGAAGTCAACTTGTACTTTTGCAGAATTTAGTAAATTCATGTCTTGTGCTTTCAAGGTTAATTTACATATTAACTTGATTTTCAACTGCATGATGGTAAGTTTGATCTGCTGAAATATAGACATAGCATAACTCTTAAGATGCTCATGTACAAAATTCTTAACATAAAAACTTCTTTGCAAAATTTGACGACAGTGTTTGCTCTAAAGGTATTAGAATTTTCAGCTTAACTAATTTACCActatttttccacattttcttccTTGTGGATCTGAATTAGGTTTGATTATTTGCACTGTAATTGCAAGCGTGTATTATGACCGCAGCTGACCAAGAGTTGTACTATTGTTATGAGAAAATCCTAGGCAAGTGAGTTACCTTCAGATTTAACAGACTGTAAGAATGCATTCCTTTATCAGTGGTAATTTAATAAATGGGTGCACGCAAAAGTAGACATAATAATCAGGGATATTCTTGGAGCTAAAGGAAAAACCTTGCTGTGAGAGACCATGattatcttatattttaaaactgttaaacGATAGATATAAAATACTCAGATGCggagaaaaagacataaaaatctgtttttaagaaatttattttagggcttccctggtggcgcagtggttgagaatctgcctgctaatgcaggggacacgggttcgagccctggtctgggaagatcccacatgccgcggagcaactgggcccgtgagccacaattactgagcctgcgcgtctggagcctgtgctccgcaacaagagatgccgcgatagtgagaggcccgcgcaccgcgatgaagagtggcccccgcttgccgcaactagagaaagccctcgcacagaaacgaagacccaacacagccataaataaataaataaataaataaataattaaaaaaaaaagaattaaaaaaaacaaaaacaaaactattaaaaaaaaaaaatttattttaggggcttccctggtggtgcagtgattaagaatctgcctgccaatgcaggggacacaggttcaagccctggtccgggaagatcccatatgccacggagcagctaagcccatgtgccgcaactactgagcctgcgctctagagcctgcaagccacaactactgagcctgtgtgccacagctactgaagcccacgcgcctagagcgagagctctgcaacaagagaagccaccgcaatcagaagcctgcacaccgcaaccaagagtagcgcccgctagccacaactagagaaagcccacgtacagcaacgaagacccaacacagccaaaaatacataaataaataaataaattttaaaaatatatttattttagagcCTTTGTAAATTCTTTCATTTAGAGCAGTGGATTTCAAAATATGTATCTGCTCTTAAATTGTTGGAATTTAGTCAAATTTAGGATGCATTTGTAGggcccaattttaaaaatcaaattcttaATTTAGGACCCTTCTCCCTAATATGAAAGCAAAAGGTACTATGTAATCAGCCTTAGATAAATGAAACTCATGTATCACGAATGGCTACACTGGTAATGCCCTTATAATAgtatgttttcattcattcattaatgaaTTCATTCTTTCTGCTTATGCATATTTGGTATTTTCCATGTGTAAAGCAAGATGCTAGGTTCTGTGAGGGCCTCAAATTTGGGTAGAACGTGGTCTGTGCTTACAATGAGCCTGTGTATaagtaaaagagaaggaaaaaggactcatttattgagtgcctgctaagTGCCAGGCATAGTGCTAGGGTGAAGTAATTTATATtatctttaatcctcacaagcaACCTGTGAGGTAATTTTAATGTTACTGTTTTACAGGTGAATAAAttaaggctcaaagaggttaaataatttattcCAAGTCTGGCATCTAGAGTTCTGAGGGAGTTTGGGGAACTCCGGGTTTACTTGGACTCCAGAGCTCATTGTCTCTTCAGTAACCAGATTGTGTCTCAAGTGAGGGGAGTGTGGCTCTTTGCTAACACTTCTTACACACAGGTTAGAGTGATAAGTACCTAGAGGGAAAAGAGATTTCTGCTGGAGTGGGGGAATGGGCTCGAGAAAGGATTTATGGAAAAAGTGGCATTGAATTGGATATGAATGAACAGGTAGGATTAGGATATGCTGAAAAGGGGTGTCTGTTTAATTATAATTTGGGGAGATTAGATTTTGCATGAGATTAGTTTATATGTGAGAGATTAGTTGTTATGTATTTTATGTGTTCATTTCATAGGCTCTTTACACAGAACTCTACAAAAGAGGTaatgattattattgttatctGCTCAATAGGATTCATATTGATATTCCACATTTAATTTATACCAGTAGTATGCAAAAAAGTCAGCAGACTATAATGGGAAAATGATAATGTAattgaaaaatatgaaacatacCCCCCAAGTAGCCAACATAGGAACTAAATAGTATTatgatgactatttcctttcactGTCAATGATTATAAATAGGCTTAAAATTTGGAGTTTCGTTAAGCTGATGCTATGGTTATTAATTCTAAGGAACTAAAGGACGTATAGGGCAGAGACCAGGGTTAAGAGtttgttccttttctctctctttcttccgtAGATAATGAAATGGTTTCCAGTTTGGCATTGCAGATGTCACTTTATTTTAACACTTATTTTTTCCCACTTTGGTGGGTGAGCAGCATTATGATGCTTCAGATGAAGGTAAATCTACACTTTACTACTTCTGCTGAGGTCTCTTGTGCCATCCCTGGCATTGTTACATTGTCAATAAAGTTAaagttcttcatattttttttaaatctcaggtcAGTCTTACTATATGTGAAATTTTAtgaacatgtttatttttgtttttttagtattcaATCTTGCCTGATTACTACAAATTCATTGTGGTCACCGTTATCATCCTAATAACCTTAATTGAAGCTATCAGGTTGTATCTGGGCTACATGGGGAACCTGCAGGAGAAGGTaggctcttctttcctttctctcagtgCTACACATAAATGCAGTAAGATTTTCCTAACAAGGAAAAGGCAGTGAGATGTGGTGGAAGGAGCAAAGGCCTGTATTTAAGGCCTAGCTCCAACTTCACCACATCTGTCACTGTGGTCTGTTTGCTTAATCtcttgagccttggtttcttcacatATAAAATTGGGGAAATATTTACTTCACAGGTTTGTTAGGATTAAGTAATTTATATAAAGTACCTGAACATAGTAAACACTTAAGAAGTGATAGTTTTCCCTCTTCTCACCAGTCTTGAAAATACTTGGTCAATTAAACATGATTATTTAGATCCTGAATAAGAGAATGGGGGAAAATGATAAACTCATTTCCTCTGCAAGGCTCATGTTTTCTGAATCATTATGCTGCCTAAGCATTTACAGTTACCAGAATTTAGGGATAATCCCTAAAGATTTCTGTGTTCTTTCAGGCCCTTCATAAGGGCCTGTCCCAGCCTGTCCCACTGTATTTCTTGCTTTTTCCTAATCCAAGCATCCATTCCAGGTGATGTGTTGTTTCCCAGTCATACTCATTCCACATCTTTGCTTACTTAAGTTcttgcctcttcctccttctACCCAACTTGGACCATGTTGTACTCCTTTTGATTTACAGAGCTCAAAATGTATGTTCACAGTAGTGCCATCAAGTAGTATCACTTGCTTATTGATACA
This genomic stretch from Balaenoptera acutorostrata chromosome 12, mBalAcu1.1, whole genome shotgun sequence harbors:
- the TMEM17 gene encoding transmembrane protein 17 — protein: MELPDPVRQRLGNFSRTVFSDSSRTGPEYNEGPDNEMVSSLALQMSLYFNTYFFPLWWVSSIMMLQMKYSILPDYYKFIVVTVIILITLIEAIRLYLGYMGNLQEKVPELAGFWLLSLLLQLPLILFLLFNEGLTNLPLEKAVHIIFTIFLTFQVVSAFLTLRKMVNQLATRFHLQDFDRLSVSRGDMRRVRSCIEEI